From the Desulfuromonadaceae bacterium genome, one window contains:
- the gatC gene encoding Asp-tRNA(Asn)/Glu-tRNA(Gln) amidotransferase subunit GatC, producing MKISREQVVQVAKLARLELGNDELDALTGQMDAILAYVDKLNELDTDGIIPMAHAVPVENAFRADAPVPSLGTEKALSNAPAAADGCFKVPKVIE from the coding sequence ATGAAAATATCGCGTGAACAAGTGGTGCAGGTGGCGAAGCTGGCGCGGCTGGAGTTGGGCAACGATGAACTCGATGCGCTGACCGGTCAGATGGATGCGATTCTTGCCTATGTGGATAAACTCAATGAACTCGATACCGACGGGATTATTCCGATGGCCCATGCGGTTCCGGTGGAGAATGCTTTCCGTGCCGATGCGCCGGTTCCGTCGCTGGGGACAGAAAAAGCGTTGAGTAATGCGCCCGCGGCAGCCGATGGCTGTTTCAAGGTGCCGAAAGTCATCGAATAA